The following coding sequences are from one Novosphingobium sp. Gsoil 351 window:
- a CDS encoding LuxR C-terminal-related transcriptional regulator — translation MATNVVELRTPRSQLPYDDLLEQVSVRCIDDIHDAAVALSTIANERGFQVCTCDDISSKEPMVDGEGTIINADLFGWVEDGKRWWEDHRLALRSPLPRACRYESEPFWVNQHGYYTRWRNSYLDEMELHDFKKRSLCDAAIVIPVHLPFGQISANSFVPLDREKENLSEEFALYGDLFGLVMRRFIAGYVQANRSKRRIPSNCVLSKREVECLRWAAIGKTDKEISMIVGRSHATIRYHVHRAGEKLDSVNRAQTIFKAGQLGYLGSSA, via the coding sequence ATGGCCACAAATGTCGTCGAGCTTCGCACGCCCCGCAGCCAGCTTCCCTACGACGACCTGCTCGAGCAGGTCAGCGTCCGCTGCATTGACGACATCCACGATGCCGCGGTGGCGCTGAGCACGATCGCCAACGAGCGCGGCTTCCAGGTCTGCACCTGCGACGACATTTCCAGCAAGGAACCGATGGTCGATGGCGAGGGCACGATCATCAACGCCGACCTGTTCGGCTGGGTCGAGGACGGCAAGCGCTGGTGGGAAGATCATCGGCTGGCGCTGCGTTCGCCGCTGCCGCGCGCCTGCCGGTATGAGAGCGAGCCGTTCTGGGTCAACCAGCACGGATACTACACACGCTGGCGCAACTCCTATCTCGACGAGATGGAACTGCACGATTTCAAGAAGCGTTCGCTGTGCGACGCCGCGATCGTGATCCCTGTCCATCTGCCGTTCGGGCAGATTTCGGCCAACAGCTTCGTGCCGCTCGATCGCGAGAAGGAAAACCTTAGCGAGGAATTCGCGCTGTATGGTGACCTGTTCGGTCTCGTCATGCGACGCTTCATCGCTGGCTACGTCCAGGCCAATCGCTCGAAACGGCGGATTCCCTCGAATTGCGTGCTGTCGAAGCGCGAGGTCGAATGCCTGCGCTGGGCGGCGATCGGCAAGACCGACAAGGAAATCAGCATGATCGTGGGCCGCAGCCACGCCACGATCCGCTATCACGTCCACCGCGCCGGCGAAAAGCTTGACTCGGTCAACCGCGCCCAGACCATCTTCAAGGCGGGGCAATTGGGGTACCTGGGCTCGAGCGCCTAG
- a CDS encoding VOC family protein, whose translation MTHKRGLATLGPVMQLAWLPSDFDAALRHWTQTMGVGPFFLMENIRLEEMRYRGAPTDAMFSLALAYWGDVQIELIRPENDAPSIYNGEYAVRDRLHHVCVLVDDIAEAYAACADQGAEILVEGKVGEAGRVIYADPGGGPGSVIEVLQTQPGTAELFGMIKQAGIGWDGSEPLRKLG comes from the coding sequence ATGACCCACAAGCGCGGACTGGCGACACTGGGCCCGGTGATGCAACTCGCCTGGCTCCCCAGCGATTTCGATGCAGCGTTACGCCATTGGACCCAGACGATGGGAGTGGGTCCGTTCTTCCTGATGGAGAACATCCGACTGGAGGAAATGCGCTATCGCGGTGCGCCGACCGACGCGATGTTTTCGCTGGCGCTGGCCTATTGGGGCGACGTCCAGATCGAACTGATTCGCCCGGAAAACGACGCGCCGTCGATCTACAATGGCGAATATGCGGTGCGCGACCGGCTCCACCACGTCTGCGTACTGGTCGATGACATCGCCGAGGCCTACGCCGCCTGCGCGGACCAAGGGGCGGAAATCCTGGTCGAGGGCAAAGTCGGCGAAGCCGGGCGGGTCATCTACGCCGATCCCGGCGGCGGGCCGGGGAGCGTGATCGAAGTGCTGCAGACCCAGCCGGGCACCGCCGAACTGTTCGGCATGATCAAGCAAGCGGGGATCGGCTGGGACGGCAGCGAGCCGCTGCGTAAGCTGGGCTGA